In the genome of bacterium, the window CATCAGCCACCAAAAAGCTTTGCCTTTCTGGTCGCAGCTTTCGTAGGTCGTATGCGCGGCCTCGTCACCGTGAAATTGCTGATGTTCCGCGGGCACGGATGTACCATTGTAATCGTAGGTTTCGTACTCCCACTCGTTCGTCCCCGTGTTAAACCACCAGCAGTCAAGATCGCCGAAGTCAAAAAGTATCTTATCATTCTGCTCGCAGTAATCCCGGATCTGTTGGTTCCGAAGATGGCGGTTATAACCTTCGTCGCCGGTAGCCTGGGCATTCCCGGTCGCATATACGAAAATCACGTCCGGGAACTCATCCTCAAGCACGGCCATCGAATCCAGGTAAGCCTGGACTTCTTCCTGAGTATAGCCGTCCAGCTGCGTGCACCACATCCACATGGAAATCGTGATACTCGGATTACTATTCAAAACATCCCGGGTAAGGTTCATACCCTCTTGTGATTGCCAGTATAGTTCAGGGGTTATGTAGGTGTCTGTCTCCTGGCCATCGAATATGCACAGCGCGCCGGCAACAACGGGCAGGGAACTGTATCCGATCTCAACATTGTATGTTGCATCCGTACTCTCTATCCGCTCAAGACCGATCGTGATCTGCCCGCCGTGCGACGTGTGGGCATAATGCGCGCTCAGGGTCATTGCCGAATCGATCCACTGCGCCGGGATGTCGGACAGAACTGAACAAGTGTGATCAACGCCGAAAGATTCAGGCGGCGTACCCTGGTCATCTTCTTTGCAGGAAGTCAGTGCGAAGGTCACAATAATGCACATATTTAATATGGTTTGCAGGATTATCTTCATTTTTTCTTTTCTCCTTTTCTGGTTTTGATTATATATGCATGAGTACGGATGTCAACCCTCCGTTACCGTAGCGTCCATCTTTAGATGGACGGTTTCTGAGTTTTCTGAGATATTTTCGTCCGGATGAATCCGGACGCTACGAACAGAGTCCCGCAAGGCGGAATTTCCGCTTCGCTCCAACAAGCTCTGCCACTACAGACTATGTACTACTTACTCTTACGAGTTACCCGGATTTAAGCCGTAAGGCTTTTATCATTTATAAAACTCTTTCGAGTTAACTCCTTTCCTTACATCCCTTCTATTTTTTCCCGAATTGCTTTTCCCAGTCTATCTTGCCGGTCATCTGCATCACGATGAAAAGCGTGACTATACAGAGGATCGTGATGGCAAGCCCGGTGTATCCCTCCAGGAAGAAAGTGTACGAAAAAAGCACCAGGTACACGGCTTGGGCAATTCCGGTCTGGAGGAACGCGAAGCGCGCACCGGTCACGAGCCGCATGTAGGATATAACCAGGAAGATCGAGACCACCGATGATATTATCAGCGCGAGATTTATATCCGCGTGATCCGCCAGGTAGGCGAGCAGAAGATGAAATGTGAAAAAAGCGGCGCAGATAAAGAAAAAATTCATGGGGTGGACCTTGATCTGCCCCAGGGTAACGATGATGAACATCAGGAACAGAAAAAGGAAGAGCGACACCGGCGCGAAAAAGGTCACGCGGCTGACGAATGGTCCCGGGTTGACCTTTTGAGGCATTTTCATGCCGATCTGGATCCCGGATATGAGGTCACGATAATTCCAGTTCAGCTTCCAACCCTGGTCCGACGCCACTTTTTCGGTCGGCGAGATGCTGTTCTCGGGGAAATCGATCTTTTTAAAATCGGTCGTCATCGCCAGGTTGAAATTCTCGATATGCGACACGCTGCTGCCAAAAATGTACCACCATTCATCCATGCCTTGTGATTCGTAGGCGATCGCCACTTCACGGGACTCGCCCGGTTTCATCGAATTCACGTACTGGATCTTTCCGTTCTCGGGTTTTATACCCTTGGTCTTTACATTGTCGATCTCGAACGAAAAATTATCGTACACGCCTTCGGTCGTCGGGAAATAGTACTCAAAAAGGATATCACGCGTCTGGTCAGTGGTATTTACGACCTTGTACGACGATCTGAAACCGACTTTATACGTGGAATACCAGAGCAGGCCTTTCCTGCGGTGTTCCAGTTTCAGGTCTACCGAAATATCGCTGCTTGTCAGATTGATCGGATGATCGGTCGTTTCCACTCTGTTCTCGACGATCTTCTCATTTCCGGTATATGTCGTGATCTGTTTTTCTTCCCTGGTCTGGTAGAACACGTAGGGCGCGTATTGTTTTTGCACGGTTCCCCATAACTGACCGACCGCATTCTTCAGCTTGAGATCCTGTTCCGCGGTCCTGGAGGTAGTGATCCCTCCGAGTATTACCCATGCCACGCTCGTGCACGCGAAAATGAACGCGAGCGCGCCGATCCTTTTGCCCATTAATTCCTCCTGTGTTAGATGTTATATATATGACAATTATGCCTTTGCATTTGTTTATATGGATCTTCTATTATCGTGGTAGTCGAGTTTATTGAAAATCCTCGAAGGGGACTCGGCCGTAATTTTGCAGAGCAAGCTCTGCCACTACAGATATTATGCCAAGAGCGCAGTTGCGAAGCGTATTGTTGATTATTATCATAACCACTAAAGTTACTGTGTTAGGAGTCGCAGCGTACTGCGAAACATCATGATGCCGAAATATATGACCAGCAGGCCAAGTATCAGCGGTATGATCCTTATTAAAACAGCCCTTCCCTTGCCCAGCGAGGCGATGCTCGCGATGAACGTCAGCCACGCGTAATCCAGCCATACGTGCGCGACATAGATCACACCGACACCCAGCAAGCCAGCCCGTTCCATGGCTTCAGAGATCAATGGCGTCCCGATACCGACCCACCAGGCAATGAAATAAGGATTAAAGGCAGAAAGGGCTACGCCCGTGACAAATGGCGACAATGCGTATTTGCCAGTATCTGCTCCTGCAGTCCCCGATCCGGTCAAATCGATCTTCGTGCGGATCGTATCCCGGATCGTTAAAAACCCGAACAGCAAGAGGAAAAACGCGCCGACAAATCCGATACTTATCATCGCCGCGCGGTTCTTGAATATCGCGGCGACGCCCGCGGACAGAATCAGCACCAGCGGGAATTCCACGACGGTGTGCCCGAGGCTTGCTTCAATACCGGCGCGCCAGCCTTTTTTCAGACCGGCCGCGGCGATCGCCGTGGTCAAAGGTCCGGGCGCAAAGGCACCTGACGCGCTGATGGTCATGACTTTCAAAAGCAACGGGAACATTCAGCGGGTCCTAATATTAAAAATAAAAGAGGTATTTCACTTTTATCGCACTGATGAAATATTTAGACTGT includes:
- a CDS encoding inner membrane CreD family protein, whose protein sequence is MGKRIGALAFIFACTSVAWVILGGITTSRTAEQDLKLKNAVGQLWGTVQKQYAPYVFYQTREEKQITTYTGNEKIVENRVETTDHPINLTSSDISVDLKLEHRRKGLLWYSTYKVGFRSSYKVVNTTDQTRDILFEYYFPTTEGVYDNFSFEIDNVKTKGIKPENGKIQYVNSMKPGESREVAIAYESQGMDEWWYIFGSSVSHIENFNLAMTTDFKKIDFPENSISPTEKVASDQGWKLNWNYRDLISGIQIGMKMPQKVNPGPFVSRVTFFAPVSLFLFLFLMFIIVTLGQIKVHPMNFFFICAAFFTFHLLLAYLADHADINLALIISSVVSIFLVISYMRLVTGARFAFLQTGIAQAVYLVLFSYTFFLEGYTGLAITILCIVTLFIVMQMTGKIDWEKQFGKK
- a CDS encoding LysE family transporter, whose translation is MFPLLLKVMTISASGAFAPGPLTTAIAAAGLKKGWRAGIEASLGHTVVEFPLVLILSAGVAAIFKNRAAMISIGFVGAFFLLLFGFLTIRDTIRTKIDLTGSGTAGADTGKYALSPFVTGVALSAFNPYFIAWWVGIGTPLISEAMERAGLLGVGVIYVAHVWLDYAWLTFIASIASLGKGRAVLIRIIPLILGLLVIYFGIMMFRSTLRLLTQ